From the genome of Nicotiana sylvestris chromosome 1, ASM39365v2, whole genome shotgun sequence:
GCTTTTAGCATCAATTTTCCAACTGTCATTTACGGATTTTACCTTTGGGTCCGTAATGCATCTTTTACCACGACCTGAAGcatcttcttgttgttgttgttgttgtccgtAATGCATCTTTTACCACGACCTGAAGCATAGTGTAGCAAGTCCTGTGCGAATAAGTCTACATATAAAATATACTCAACTAATATAGGTGCTCTCTTGAGTATATTTACTAGTGATTTGAATTTGTTTTTCTTGCTGACAGTCAAGTAGAAAAGAATTGGCAGAAGACATTGAgcaattgaagaagaagattgcaggaactgaataaatgcacaCAAATGGCAATGCCAGTTCAGACTGTTAATTTTCTGTATGAGAGGCATCTGCTTGTGTGAAGTAGAGtagattttgatgtaattttctTCTATGCTGAGCAAAtcttcaaataaaattatgtattTACCTTACAGTTCATTGtgcttataaattatatagtatcCACTTTGTTTCTATGAATGCATTTTTTGCTGCACCAAATTGTTTTGTTGGTCAAGTTCTATCCCTTTTTGTGCTCTTACTAGTGATCAACGGGGCAATGCAACTAGGACAATATCCCAGTCAAATAAGATAAAAAACCAGCTTTTTATCCTATTTAATTATAATTCGCTATGCTATTATTAGCTAAAGTAAACCAGTGGAAAGAGATGAAGtataattagttgtatgtatTTGTCTTTGTAGCGTGCAATTAGATCTCTAGCAAGCATTGAAGACAGCAACACAAAAATTCCATTTATCTTATACggttaacaacaacaacaactatccaGTAAAATCCTACCAAGtaaggtctggggagggtaatgtgtatgcagaccttacccctactccgacagggcagagaggctgtttccgatatactctcggctcaaaaaaacggaaataaaaaacaagaaaaaacaattcattagtaactccagtagaaaacgtaatagtaacagaagcataacaaccaaaagatgaatgacatgcaataacagtaaCTAGTATCTAAGGCCCAGGGCTAAGATAAACAGCAAGGATACTGTGGATTCAACATAAACTGCAAGCCATCTAAGATCAACCCTAATCCAATCCCGCCTCACCCCGGTATGAAGTAAGGAAAGTTCTACTAcctctaacctacaaccctaatgcttgacctccagaccttcctatcaagggccatgtcctcggaaatctgcagtcgtaccatgtcctgcctgatcacctctccccaatacttcttaggtctccctctacctcttctcgtacccaccacggccaaccgctcacacctcctcaccggcgcatcaaggcttctcctctgcacgtgaactatctgagcctcgcttcccgcatcttgtcatccacaggGGCCATGCCCACCTTcttccgaatatcttcattcctaatcttgtctatcctagtgtgcccgcacatccacctcagcatcctcatctctgctaccttcatcctctggatatgggagttcttatccggccaacactctgccccatacaacatggccggtctaaccacaacTCTATAAAACTTACATTTGAGTgtcagtggcactttcttgtcacacaaaactccagatgcaagcctccatttcatccaacCCGCCCCTATACGGTGAGTGACGTCCTCGTCGATCTATCCGTCCCCCTGAATcatcgacccaaggtacttgaagctatcTCTATTCGGGATGACCTGTGATCCAAGCCTCACGTCCCTGCCTACTTCCCTCGATTCAGCGCTAAACTTGCATTCCACGTACTCTGTCTTAGACttgctcaatttgaaacccttagactcgaggGTCTGTCTCCAAATCTCCAATCTCtcgttaaaaaaataaaaaaacatcaAATTGTTATCTCCAAACAATCCTGTTTTTATCTTAATAATCCACTGAGCCGTTCTTGGAACTTCTATAGTTCTATTGACTTAGCAtagctaattttttttttctttaagtttcCCATTCGAGGTGTGGTACACGCTTTAGGGCCTGTTTTTGTGCCAAGAAGTCTTACTTTGTAAGTAAAACACTTCACTCATACCTGAGCTCTCTTAGGTACGATGCAGCAGTAACTTACCACCGCCCTTACAACTTTGATGTATAGCTCATAAAGTTAAAAGGTATTTCAAAATGTGATATAACgtggtgaaattcaaaaatagcaagatttacaactggtcgttcaaaaatagctcagttttaaaagtaatcaaaatttaaccatttttcatgtaaagataaatctgagcgaaaatactgttcaaaacccggaaaatatgccagtatattatgctggagttccatcataagtatacttgaactctagcataaatatgctggagttccaacaacaTAATATGAtgaagttccagcataagtacactagaactcaagcataatatactggagttacagcaagtataccggtccagaataatatactggagtttggagcaccggtgctccagtctccagtatattatatgtAGCCaccaaagtataccggtccagcataatatgctggagttcatacacaggtgcaccgaactccagtatattatgctggaccggtctctgttgcagcaaaataatggctatttttcattgacttggtaaacgctgaatatttttgaatgactaatccgaaaactggctatactgTGCTATTTTTACAACTAATTCCCACCTATTTTTTAGATACTAACCTAATATTTCCAATTCTAGCAAAAGAAGCTAACTATTCATCTATTCTTGTAAAAAGGTTTAGAAAAAATAAATTCGTATGTCCCTTATCATAGAAACTAATAGTATTTGGagaatgaaacattttttttcttccactacaatttcttaaacaaattttaaataaatttattATAGAAACATCTTCGGCTTGTGATAATTTATACTATATAGTTTCATAAATGATGAAGTAATATTTTCACACTAAAAGTTAAATGCTAATCCTCGTACTCCAAATTCAAGACGGGGAAAAAAATACCACTAGCAAATTATGagccaaaaaaaagaagataaattctgtcgcaaattaaaaaaagaaaaggggacaTTTCTGAGAAAGCCCTTGTAGTTTCTTAATTTCTATATTTGCCCCGACCCAAGAAGGGTTTTTGAGGGGTTTCCAATTACATCGTCACTTTCACTTTTCATTGCAGAGCCAGATTCATCCTAGGTTTTGAGCACTACGCAGTGAAATCAAGATGATGCGAATAACTGAAATCGCAAAATCCAAACCCTTGACCTCATCAATCGAAACCCTAGGTCACAATTTCATACAAAAATGCTTCGTCAGTCGAACAGCAAAAGGAAAAGGCAAACTAAAAGCTGGGCAGCCACTGAAAAGATCAAAAGTCACAACGAAGAAAGGCGCAGAAATCGCAAAGAAAGAACCACCGCGAAGAAAAAACGAATTCGACGAAATGGTTGAAGAATGCTTATCGTCTACTGCTCCAGTGAGATCATTGAAGCCCAAAGAACAAGCCCGAGAAGCTGAAAGAGAGAGAATGGGATTAATTAGCAAAGCTCGAGATGAAGAGCTAAAAAAGATGAACAAGATGAAGAAGGAGTTTGCAAATCCATGGCCGATTGGGCCACCGGGTTTGGATTTGATTTCACTTGGGCTTGTTGATGTAGAGAAGCTTCCCAAGTACGAAATGACAGTTGAAGATGGAAGGAGGCTGGCAAAGGAGTACAGTAGGGTTTTAATGCGTAAGCATAGGCAGAGGCAAGCTGCTGAGACGACATTGTTGACGTTGAAGAAAGAGGCGATTGAGGCGTTACCCGAGAATTTGAAAGCTGCTGCTTTGGTCCCTGATTTGACACCATTCCCTGTGAATCGGTTTATGGCTACTTTAACGCCGCCTATTGAAGGTTATATTGAGAAGGTTAACGAGGCAGCTAAGAAGAGTTCTGCAAAGGAGAAGCTTAGATGATTGTGAAAGGTAAGGTGATATTTTATTGCTACATTCTCGAGAA
Proteins encoded in this window:
- the LOC104222950 gene encoding uncharacterized protein, giving the protein MMRITEIAKSKPLTSSIETLGHNFIQKCFVSRTAKGKGKLKAGQPLKRSKVTTKKGAEIAKKEPPRRKNEFDEMVEECLSSTAPVRSLKPKEQAREAERERMGLISKARDEELKKMNKMKKEFANPWPIGPPGLDLISLGLVDVEKLPKYEMTVEDGRRLAKEYSRVLMRKHRQRQAAETTLLTLKKEAIEALPENLKAAALVPDLTPFPVNRFMATLTPPIEGYIEKVNEAAKKSSAKEKLR